One Intestinimonas butyriciproducens genomic window, ATGACGCTCTGACGACAGAGGACCTGGTGGCGCTGGCCCTGGAGACGGGCAAATACGGCGTCAGCGGTATGGCTCTGCTGGACAAGGCCAACACGGGGGCCTACGGCAATCCCGAAATCACAAAAGTGAACATTGGCGTGGGCACACGACCCGGCATCCTGGTCTCCGGCCATGACCTGCGGGACCTGGAGATGCTGCTTGAGCAGACACAGGGAACCGGCGTGGACGTCTACACCCACTCCGAGATGCTTCCCGCCCACTACTATCCGGCATTTAAACAGTACCCCAACTTTGTGGGCAACTACGGCAACGCCTGGTGGAAACAGAAAGAGGAATTTGAGACCTTCAACGGGCCCATCCTGATGACCACCAACTGTATCGTACCGCCCAAGGACAGCTACAAAGAGCGGCTGTACACCACCGGCGCGGCCGGATATCCCGGCTGCAAGCATATCGCCGGCGGGGTCGGCACGGAGAAGGATTTTTCCGCCCTCATCGCCCATGCCAAACGCTGTGCGCCCCCGGCAGAGATCGAGCGGGGCGAGATCACCGGCGGTTTTGCCCACGCCCAGGTGATGGCCTTGGCGGATCAGATCGTGAGCGCAGTCCAAAGCGGTGCGATCAAAAAATTTGTGGTGATGGCCGGCTGTGATGGCCGGGCCAAGAGCCGCGATTACTACACGGAATTTGCGAAGGCCCTGCCCAGAGACGCCGTGATTCTCACCGCCGGTTGTGCCAAATACAAGTATAACAAGCTGGACCTGGGCGATATCGGCGGCATTCCCCGGGTGCTGGACGCCGGCCAGTGCAACGACTCCTATTCCCTGGCGGTCATCGCCATGAAGCTCAAAGAGGTCTTTGGCTTGGCGGACATCAACGAGCTGCCCATCATCTACAACATTGCCTGGTATGAGCAGAAGGCGGTGATCGTCCTGCTGGCCCTGCTGTATCTGGGGGTGAAGAATATTCACCTGGGCCCCACGCTTCCCGCTTTCCTCAGCCCCAACGTGGCCAAAGTCCTGGTGGAGAACTTCGGCATTGCCGGCATCGGCTCTGTGGAGGATGATCTGGAGCTCTTTTTCGGTAAGGCGTAAGGAGAGACGTCCACACAAAGGAGGCAGACAAGCGGGAAATTCACGGGCGGGCTCTGTTTTTCCATTGCCTGCACCTGGACAGCATCTGTGTTATAGCGCGCCCGGAAATCGGGTGCGAAATGAGAGAAACGGCGAGCGGATGAGTCCGCTCGCCGTTTCTCAATTATTCCAATGATTCGGATGGGAACTCGTACCACTTGATCTCGTTGGCGCCCAAGTCCAGCGTGAAGCTGGAGCCGTCGCCCCGGTAGACCGTGGTGGACTGCGGCTCGTAGGTATTGTTCACCACGCAGTATTTGCCGCTTTTCACATAGGCATGGACCTCCACATTACAGTTGGAGGAGAACCACCTGTGGAGGCGATCCTCGCTGTGGGAGGCCCAGAGGATGGAGCGGTAGAGGACGCGGCTGTTTTCAAAGGAATAGGGGAGACCGCTGAGATAGACGCACCGGCCCGCACCGAAGCCGTGGACGGCCATCTGGACCTCTTTTTCCCGCTGGACCAGGATCTCGGTGCCTTCCAGGGCGTAAATACTCTTTTTGCCCTCTCCAAAATCCACCGGATGGGTACAGTCGGCGAGGATAAAGTGATCGGGGTGCTCCTCCCAGTTGTACTTGTCGTACCCCAGGGTAAAGCCGGTCTCCTTCTCCACGCCCAGGGCGGTGGCAAGCTGGAAATAGTGGCCCTGGTACTGGTGGCCAGAGGGCTCGCCCACGCCGATGAAGCCGCCGCCGTTCCAAATGAAGCGCCGGACAGCCGCGGCGACGGCCGGGTCCTCCCAGACAGCGCCGCCGGTATGGGCGGTGTCCCCGTCCCCCACATTGAGGAGGACGCTGGCGCCCTCCAGCGCATGGGGATCGTTCCTGAGGTCGTCAAAGCTGAGGAATACCACATCAAATGGGGCGCCGGACAGCGCCTCGATGACGCCGGCGTAGCTGTAGTTCTGCTTTTGATAGAGCGCGTGATGGACCATATGGCAGCCCCAGGAGCGCATTTTTCCCCAGCAGTTGAGGACGGCCACTTTACCCACGCAGTAGGGCGTGGCACCGCGGATGTTGGTGTACAGTTCCCGGAATTCGTTGCATACGCGCTCCACATAGTCGATGAAGTCAGGGAACCGACAGGCCAGCTTCAGATAACCGCCATAGCCGATGCGGTCGATGGGACTGCGCAGGATGGCCCGCCGGGCGGTCACCCAGTTCTCCTTGGCCTCCCGCACGGGGTCGCCCCCCTCGTGAAAGGTATCGGGGAAAAAGTAGGGGAGAAAACGGCCCTCGGTATATGCTACGCCGGGGATATCGGAGATAAGCCGCAGGGTGGAGCCGTTGCCGACGCTGCCCACTACCGCGTCCAGGCCAATGGTCTGAAATTCAGGGAGGAACGGCTCGGTGCCGATCCAGTGATCGCCCAGGAACATCATAGCTTCCTTGCCCTTTTCATGGGTGATATCCACCATCTCGCGGGCCAGCTTGGCCACCTCCCGGCGCTGAAAGGCCTGAAAGTCCAGAAATTCCCTGGAGGGGACCCGGTACTGGTTGTTGTAGTACCCCTGATCGATGATGTACTCGGGGCGGAAGGGGTAGCCGACCTCGCGCTCGAACCGCTCCAAGATGTAAGGGGAGACGGAGGCGGAGTAGCCGTACCAGTCCACATATTTTTCCCGCCTGAGCTCATCGAAGACCAGTGTGAACTGGTGGAAGAAGGTGGTATAGCGGATCACATCCACATAGGGGTGGTCGTCGATGAATTTCCGGAGCCGCTCCATGGTATATGCGTGGGTCTTGGGCTGGCGGACGTCAAAGGTGATCTGGTGCTCGAAATCCGTCCAGCCATTGGTGACGGCGTTGTACATGTGGACGGGGTCCCAGATGAGGTAGGCCAGAAAGCTCACCGTATACTCATGGAACGCAGCCGGGCGGTCCAGTACCACCTGTGCCGCAGCCGCATCATAACGCCAGTCGGCGGGGGGCACCACCGTTCCGGCGGTGCGGTCCACCACCTCCCACCAGCGCTTGATATCGTCCCGGGTATTGGGCTCCATGAGCTCAGGGCTCACGCCCTGCATCAGGGGAATGGAGAGGGCCCCTTCCTCGGCGGTGTGAAAGCCGGTCATGATATAGCACTGCTGTACCTCGTCGGGGTTCGCCTTTGCCCAGGCGTTGTCCTTTCGAGTGGTATAGTAGGTAGAGTAGACTTTGGCATCTACCCCCTTGAGGGTGTCGGGATAATCGGTGCCGTCACAGTCGCGGATGGCGTCGGCGCCCCAGCGCTTCAACAGCTCCAATGTCTCCGGCACCACATCCACATCCGTGGGGATTGTGACACGGCCTCTGCGGGCTTGCTCACTCATGGCTCTCTCTCCTAAGGCTCAGATTTTGGGTTCTTCGGCTCTTCAAAGGGTTTGTTGTAGAGGCACAGCGCGGCCAGCAGCAGGAGTATGCCCAGGAGCATCAGCCCCAGCCCGGACAGTTTTCCAGTCATGCGCCACCCGTACAGCAGCAGTGCGAGACCCGCCCCAAAAAACAGGGCGATGAGGACCACGCGTAGTGTTTTATGTTCCTTCCAGTATTTCATGCACACACCTTACCCTTTCAGACCTCCCACGGTCATACCCTGGGTCAGTTTCTTCTGGACGCAGATATAAAGAATGAGGGTGGGCAGCATCACAAGCACCAGTCCAGCGTAGAGAATACCGTATTCGGCCTTGGACTGCTGGGCCTGCATCAGATTCAGCAGCCCCACCGGGAGAGTGCGGGGCCCTTTGGCGGAGCTCATAAGGGTCATGGAGATGATGTACTCATTCCAGAAAGAGAGAAAATTAAAGAGGATGATGGTGATGATGGAGGGCTGCGCCATGGGAAAGATGATTTTGATCATGGTTTTGCCGTAGCCCGCGCCGTCGATATACGCGGCCTCCTCAAAATCGTGGGGCAGAGTGGCAAAATAACCTGAGAGGAGATAGATGGTAAAGGGAAGGGCTGTGGAGGCGTATACCACCGCCAGAACAAAGAGGTTGTTGAGCAGAAAGCCGCTGCCGAGGATGCCCTTCAGAAAGCTGTCGCCGTCCCGGAGCATCAGGAAGATGGGGACCACGATGTAGTTGACATTGATAAAGAGGCCGGCCATAAAGCAGGTGTTGAGGAAACGGCATCCCTTAAAGTGGAAACGGGAGAGGCAGTAGGCTGCCGGGAGAGCCACCACCAGCAGCAGGAGAAGGGCCAGGGCGGTGACGATGACCGAATTGAGCATGTAATCGCCCATATTGGCCGCGTTCCAGGCATCTACGAAATTCTGCCAGTAGAAGCTGGCGGGCAGGGTCCACGGGTTGCCGTAAAACTCGCTGTTCTGTTTGATGGAGGCGAGAAAGACCCAGGCCACCGGGACGAGGATGCACACCGCCAGGGCGATGAGGACCACATAGATAAAGATTTGATAGAGTCGGTCGCCGGTCCCGTGTTTTTTCACTTCCTGATCCATATCCGCACCCCCTTAGAATTCCAGAGGTTCCCGCTTGGTGACCTTGTTCACCAGGGCGGAGAGCAGGAAGGAGAAGAGGAAGATGACTACGCCGATGGCCATGGAGTAGCCGTAGAGTCCGGCATCCTTCTGGCCGTACATATAGGAGAGGGCTACCTCGGAGGCGCCGTTGGGGCCGCCGCTGGTCATGGCCTTGACGAAGAGGAAGGCCATATTAATGGTGGAGATGATGAAGAAGGTGAGGGTGGTGCGGATGTTGGTCCAGATGAGGGGAATGGTGATTTGGAAAAACTGCGTCACCCGCCCGGCCCCGTCCAGGCCCGCGCTCTCATAGAGGCTCTGGGGCACACTGGACATAGAGGCCATATACATGACCATGTAATAGCCGACGGCCTGCCACACCATGGCGATGATAATACTCACCATGACCAGGGGCTCGTCCTTCCAGAGGACCATGACGGCCTTGCCGGAGAGCATGGACAGGATGCTGTTGAGCATGCCGTTTTCCGGCTTGTAGATGGCGGAGAAGATACCGGAGATGACCACCACAGAGAGGATGTTGGGGATGTAAAAGACCACGCGGAAGAAATTTTGCCCTCTGATCTTCTCACGGGTCAGGATGCCGGCAAACACCAACGCGAGAGCAAAGGTGATGACGGTGACGACCACGATGAGGAGGATGGTGTTCTGCATGGAGCGGATGAATTGACTGTCGCGGAAAAGCATCTGAAAATTTTTAAGGCCGACAAAGGTCTCGGTGGGCGAGTAAGCGCCGCGCTCAAAGAGGGACATGCGGAATACGTTCAGAGTGGGAAGAATCATAAAAATAAAGAACAGGATCGCCGCGGGGGCGACACACAGCGTGATGAACCGGCTGCGTCCCCTGTGTTTCTCCATATGCTCAGCTCCTTTCAAGCTCTGCTGCGGCACGTACGGGCGGAGCGCATAAACCGGCTCCCGACCGCAGAAATACGGCTGCGGGGGAGCAGATTTATCCGCTCCGTACGGTTTTGGGAAAAAGGGACGGTGAGTAGGTCGCGCTACTCACCGTCCCTCAAGCCTGCTCTGTGGAAGGAGGGGGCGACCTCGGAGGGGATCAGCTCTGCAGATTGACCCGCATCTGATCGCTGGCCGACTTTACGGAGGCGATCCAGTCGTCCTCGGTCATGGAGCCGCTCACCAGGGAGTTCACGGGATCAAAGAACACGCCGCGCACCTCGATGCCGGGGATGGGGGTGAAGGTGGCGAAGTTGCCCATGGCGGCTTTGGCGCCGTTGTCATAGATGGAGTAGAAGAGCTGATTGTTGCCCTCCAGCTTGTCGGCGATGTTCAGCACGGGCTGGATGGCACCGGCCTTGGCAAAGATTTCACAGGCGCTGTCGCTGTACAGGAAAGCGATGAACGCCTTGGCGGCGTCGGGATGCTCTGCGCCGGCGGGGATCCAGGCCTGCTCGAACCAGGTATAGCTGTAACTGTCGCCGCCCTCTTCAACGGCGGGCAGGGCGGTCATGCCCCACTGGAAGCCGTCGGCCCTGGGAGCGTCGGCCATCTCGCCTACGATCCAGGTGCCGTTGGGCATGAACAGGGCCTTGTTGTCCAGCACCAGCTGCTGGTTCTGGGTGAAGTCCTGGTCATTGGCCTGGGCGGGGGTGACGGGGTTGGTGTAGGTCGCAAGCTTGGCCACGATATCGAAACAGGTCTTGGCCTCCGGGGTGTCCCAAATACCCTCGGCATAGTGGGTGGCCTGGTCAAAGAACTCGGGGCCGCCGGCGGAGTACATCAAAGCGTAGAAGAAGGCGTCGAAATAGCCTGTGGTGGGATAGGTGAAGAGGGCGATATCCTCGGCGGCGGCTTTGTCGCCCAACGCCCACATCTCCTCCCAGGTGGTGGGAACGGTCCAGCCCTTTTCTTCAAAGAGACCGGCGTTGTAGAACAGGCCGCAGGGAGAATAGAACATGGGGGCGAGATAGGTCTTGCCATCACCATAGGGGTTGGTGAGTGAGGTGTCGGTGAAGCCGCCGGCGATCTTGTCGGAGACCTTGGCCTCTTCGCCGGGTACGGTCATGGAGAGCACGTCGGTGATCTCCAGAATGTTGTGGTCCTTGATAAACTGTTCGGTGAGGCCGGCTTCGCGGCCGGTGGCCAGGTGGATCACGTCGGGGAACTCGCCGCCCTGCATGGAAGGCCCGATGACGTCTTCGAGCTTCTTGTCGGTGATGAGGTCCACGGCGATCCCGGTCTGTGCGGTGAAGGCGTCGGCCACCTCCTGCCACATGTCGGCACCGTAGGCTGTTTCAATGGCGGCCACCTGGATGGTTTCAGCGGCGGGGGAGCCGGTGTCGGCGGGGGAGCCGGTATCCGCGGGTGCGGGTGTGGCGGACGAACCGCCGCCGCAGCCGGCCAGCAGGGAGAGGGCCATTGTGCCCGCCAGAGCGGCGCTGAACGCTTTCTTCATTTTCATTTCCTCTTACCTCCTAATATTGATGATGACACTGTGAACGGCGGCATTGGAGCGTGGGCCGACCGCTTAAAGTACTTTAAGTATATCGGATGGAGAGGCCAATTCAATTTTATTCTTGTCACCATTTTTATATAAATTGCTTTTTTGATATTTGGGATAATAATTTTTGAGAATAAAAACAAATTTTGTGCATGATGTCCACAAAAAGAAAGAACCGTTTTTTAACGAAACGACGAAACACTGAATTTTACGACAGAGAACACCCCCAATATTTTTCTTTTTTATGGATTGCACAAGAAGGAAAGGTGTGCTATGATCAGAACGCTGCAAGTTTAAGTTTCAAACGCAAGAATCCTAAATCCTGAACGGGAGTCCTGCTATGAGTAACGACCGTTATGAGTTCCCTGGAGGGATCGCCAGCCCCATTGACCGCTCCGCCACCAAGCTCCTGTACGTGAGCACGGCCAAATATGGAGGAGACTGGCACAGCCTGCTGCACACCCATACCTGTGCGGAACTTTTTTATGTAGTTGGCGGGGTGGGGCAGTTCAAGGTGGCCGGGCGGATGCTGCCTGTGGCTGCGGATGATCTGGTCATCGTCAACCCCAATGTGGAGCACACCGAGGTCAGCCTCAACTCCAGCCCATTGGAGTATATCGTCCTGGGGGTGGAGGGACTGGAGTTCGGTCCGGACGGGGCGGCAGACGCCCCCTATGAGGTCATCCATTTCCGGGGCGGCGGGGAGGAGATGCTCTTTTATCTCCGGGCCATGCTCCGGGAGATCGAGACCAAGGCGGCGGGGTACGAGGTGGTCTGCCAGGATCTGCTGGAGGTCCTTCTGATCCGTGTCCTGCGGCATACCGATTTTTCGCTCACTGTGGCGCCGGCCGGACGCAGGGCCAGCAAGGAGTGCGCCGCGGTGCGCCGGTACATTGACGGACATTTCAAAGAGAATATTAGTCTGGATATGCTTGCGGAGCTCACACATATCAATAAGTACTATATGGTGCATGCCTTCAGCAGGGAATACGGCGTGTCTCCGATCAACTATCTGATCTCGCGCCGCATTCAGGAGAGCCGATACCTCCTCAGCGACACCGACCATTCGCTGTCTCAAATTTCTCATATGCTGGGCTTTTCTTCTCCCAGCTACTTCTCCCAGAGCTTCCGCAAGCTGGAGGGGATGAGCCCCATGGAGTACCGCAAACGGCGGGCCGGGGAACATGGGCCCAGAGAGGGAGGGATGGCTTCAGATTCGCGCCTATCCACAGTGGACAGCAGGGGGAAATAGGAGTAAAATACCATAGATTAAATGGGCCGAACGGCCATTGAAAAAGGCAGAGGGAGTGACGTTATGTCTATTCTGGTCAGCGGCGGAGCCGGCTACATCGGCAGCCACACCTGCGTGGAACTCATCCAAGCGGGCTACGACATTGTGGTGGCGGATAATCTGGTTAATGCCAGCGAGGAGGCGGTCCGCCGGGTGGAACGGATCGTGGGAAGGGCCGTGCCCTTCGTCAAGGTGGACCTGTGTGACCCGGCGGGGGTGGAGGCCCTGTTCGCAGAGTACCCGGACATCGACGCCGTGATCCACTTCGCCGCCCTTAAGGCGGTGGGAGAGAGCGTGGCCAAGCCCCTGGAGTATTATACCAACAATCTGGTCAATACCCTGACGGTGCTCAACGCCATGCGCAGGCATGGGGTAAAGAATTTTGTCTTTTCCTCCTCCGCCACCGTCTACGGCGATCCCCACACCGTGCCGATCCGGGAGGACTTTCCGCTCTCCACCACCAACCCCTACGGCACCACCAAGCTGTTCATCGAGCGTATCCTTACCGATTGCTGTGCCGCCGATCCCACGCTGAATGTGGCGCTGCTGCGATACTTCAACCCCATCGGAGCGCACGCCTCCGGCCTCATCGGAGAGGACCCAAACGGTATCCCCAACAATCTGGTCCCCTATATCGCCAAGGTGGCGGTTGGGCAGCTCAAGGAGCTCCATGTGTTCGGCAGCGACTGGCCCACCCACGACGGCACCGGCGTGCGGGACTACATCCATGTGGTGGATCTGGCCCGCGGCCATGTGGCTGCTCTCAAAAAGCTGTCTCAGAACTGTGGACTCTTCCTCTGCAACCTGGGCACCGGCAAGGGCTACAGCGTGCTGGACGTGCTCCACGCCTACGAGAAAGCCTGCGGCAAGCCTCTGCCTTACGTCATCGATCCCCGCCGCCCAGGGGATATCGCCGCGTGCTGGGCCGATCCGTCCAAGGCCCGAGAAGAACTGGGCTGGGAGGCGCAGTACGGCATTGAGGAGATGTGCGCGTCCTCCTGGAAGTGGCAGAGCATGAACCCCAACGGATATGAAGGCTGAGGTGAGGCGGAGATGAAAAAACCGGTTCTGGTGGTCATGGCGGCAGGCATGGGGAGCCGCTACGGCGGACTCAAGCAGCTCGACCCCGTGGGAGGACACGGACAGCTTATTATCGATTATTCCATTTACGATGCCAAACGGGCTGGGTTTGAAACCGTGGTCTTTGTCATCAAGCATGCGATCGAGGAATCCTTCAAGGCCGGCATTGGAGACCGGCTGGCAAAAGTGATGGAGGTGAAGTACGCCTACCAGGAACTGGACGACCTGCCGGTGGGCTATGCCGTCCCGGAGGGGCGGGTTAAGCCCTGGGGCACATGCCATGCCGTCCTGGCGGCGCGGCACGTGGTGGAGGGTCCCTTTGCCGTCATCAACGCCGACGACTATTACGGCCCGGAGGCTTTTCAGGAGATCTACAGCTACCTGTGCAGCCATCCGGACAGCCGGGATACCTATGAGTACGCCATGGTGGGGTATCTCCTGGGCAATACCGTCACCGAGCACGGCCATGTTGCCCGCGGGATCTGTGAAGAGGCAGAAGGACACTTCCTCCGGGCAGTCACGGAGCGCACCCACATCGAAAAGGCGGGGCATGACGCCCGCTATACCGAGGACGGTGGTGTCACATGGACCGCGCTTCCCGGGGGTACCATCGTGTCCATGAACCTGTGGGGCTTTACGGCCAGCTTCCTCTCGGAGGCCCAGCGCCGCTTTCCTTCCTTCCTGGACCGGGCACTGGCCGGGGACCCGATGAAAGGGGAGTACTTCCTGCCCAGCGTGGTGAGTGCGCTCATCGAGGAGGGACGGGCACGGGTAAGGGTGCTCAGGAGCCGGGACCGCTGGTACGGCGTGACCTATCAGGACGACAAGCCCGTGGTGGTACAGGCCGTGTCCGATATGACGGAGAAGGGGCTTTACCCGGAAAATCTTTGGGGAGGAGAGCGCTGAATGGGAAAGGCGGAGGATTATATCGAGGAGGCTCTGGCCGCCTATGAGCTGGGGGCCCCTGTGGTGGGGTCGGTCCGATTCGGGGAGGGCCATATCAACGATACCTTCTGCGTTCATACCCAGCCTCCGGATGGGGCGTGCAGACGTTTTATTCTCCAGCGCATCAGCGCCGCCGCCTTTGGGAATCCGGAACAGCTCATGCGGAATGTGGTGGGCGTCACCGACTATCTGAAGAAGGTGATCGCCTGGGAGGGGGGAGATCCCGACCGGGAGACACTGACCATCCTGCGCACCCGGACCGGGACGTGCTACTTCACCGACCGTGCGGGCGGGGCCTGGCGGTGCACCCCCTTTATTGAACATACGGTCTGCCTCCAGGCGGCGGAGACGCCGGAGCTGTTTTATGCCTCTGCCAAGGCGTTCGGGCGATTTCAGCGCCTGTTGAAGGACTATCCCGCGGACACGCTTTTTGAGACCATTGAAAAGTTTCACGATACGGAAAACCGGCTGCGGAATTTCCGAAAGGCGCTGGAGGCGGACAAGCTGGGCCGGGCGGCCGGGGTGAGGGATGAGGTGGAATTTGTGCTCCGGCGGTCGGCGGACTGTTCCGTGGCGCTGGAGGCGCAGAGGGCGGGGAAACTCCCCCTGCGCGTCACCCATAACGACACCAAGCTCAACAACGTGCTCATGGACGAGAAGACGGGAGAGGGGATCTGCGTCATCGATCTGGATACCGTGATGCCCGGCCTGGCCATCAATGATTTCGGGGACTCCATCCGCTTCGGCGCCAACCACTCCGCCGAGGACGAACGGGATCTCTCCAAGGTGAATTTTGACTTGGGCCTTTTTGAGGTCTATACCAAGGGCTTCCTAGAGGGCTGCGGAGGGATCCTCACGCCCGCGGAACTGGAGTATCTGCCATGGGGGGCCAAACTCATGACGCTGGAGTGCGGGATCCGCTTCCTCACCGACTATCTGGAGGGCGATCATTACTTTGCCGTCCACCGGGCAGGGCAGAATTTGGACCGCTGCCGCACCCAGTTCAAGCTGGTCTCCGATATGGAGCGGTGCTGGGATGATATGGCGGCGGCCGTTCGGAAGTACGCATGATCCCATCCGCAAAAGGAAAACGCGCGGTGATCTGTCACCGCGCGTTTTCCCGCTCTTTTCCACAAAACGGCAGGACGCTTTTTGTGGGAATATGAAAACTGCACAAAGTTTATCAAAATTAACTTGACAACAACTATCCACATTGCTATGATGGCACTAGAACAAAATGGCAATGGAGACACAGGGGAGGGATGCGGCGTGCTGATTACCAGAGAGACGGATTATGCCCTTCGGGTCCTTCGGGCGCTGTCGGAGGGGGAGCAGCTCACAGCGGGAGACATCTCTGAACAGCAGATGGTGCCCAAGCCGTTTGCCTATAAGATCATCAAGAAGCTGAGCAAGGCGGGATTCGTGCGCATTACCAGAGGTGCTGACGGCGGTTGCCGTCTGGCTGTGGGACTGGACAAGGTGACGCTTTATGATCTGATGGCGGCAATGGAAGAGGACAGTGCAGTCATCGCCTGCATGGAGCCGGGCTATTCCTGCCCTTGGCGGGAAGCCCACGGAGGCTGCATGGTTCACTGCCGGCTGGGGCTTGTACAGCAAAGGCTGCATGAGGAGCTGCGGGGACATACGCTCCAGGAGCTGATTTTTGGCACGGCTGCGGAGTGAGTTTTTTATCCAAATTGTGGATAAAATTTATCCAATATAATCAATGACCAAAGGAGGCAGAGATATGAATTTCCAGACAACAAAGCAGCACGAGGAATTTCGGGCCAAGGTGAGAGCCTTTGCCGAATCCGAGGTGAAGCCGGTGGCGTTTCTTCTGGACAAAGAGAACCGCTTCCCGGACGAGATCGTAAGCAAGATGGGAGCACTGGGCCTGATGGGTGTGCCCTATCCCACGGAATACGGCGGGGCGGGATTGGACGTGCTCAGCTATGCCATTGCCGTGGAGGAGCTCTCGCGGGTAGACGGCGGCACCGGCGTGATCCTCTCTGCCCATGTATCCCTGGGCTCATGGCCCATCTTCGCCTACGGTACGGATGAGCAGAAGAGGAAATACCTGGCGCCTCTGGCCAGGGGGGAGAAGATCGGCGCGTTCGGACTCACGGAGCCCAACGCAGGCTCCGATGCCGGCGGTACGGAGACCACCGCCGTCCTCAAGGGCGACCACTATATCCTGAACGGGGGAAAGATCTTTATTACCAACGCCCCCAAGGCGGATACCTATGTGGTGTTTGCCGTCACCACGCCGGACATCGGCACCCGAGGCATCAGCGCTTTTATCGTGGAAAAGGATTTCCCCGGCTTTGATTTCGGCGACCACTATGACAAAATGGGCATCCGCTCCTCTTCCACCGCGGAACTGATTTTCAATAACGTGCCGGTACCCAGAGAGAACCTGCTAGGCAAGGAGGGAGAGGGCTTCAAGATTGCCATGGCGACTCTGGATGGAGGGCGTATCGGCATTGCCTCCCAGGCTCTGGGGATCGCACAGGGGGCCTATGACTCGGCTGTGGAATATGCCAAGGAACGGGTCCAGTTTGGAAAGCCCATCGGGTTCCAGCAGTCCATCTCCTTCAAGCTGGCGGATATGGCCACCAAGCTGCGCTGTGCCCGGATGCTGATTTATTCGGCGGCCGAGCTCAAAGAGCACCACGAGCCTTACGGCATGGAGTCCGCCATGGCCAAGATGTACGCCTCCGACATCGCGCTGGAAGTCACCAACGACGCGCTCCAGATCTATGGCGGCGCCGGCTTCATGAAGGGTATGGATGTGGAGCGTGCCTACCGGGACGCGAAGATCACCACGATTTATGAAGGCACCAACGAGATCCAGCGGGTGGTCATCGCCTCTCACATTCTGGGCAAGCCGCCCAGGGATGCGGGGTCCTCCAGCCAGCCGAAGAAGCCGGCGCCCGTCACCGGCGTGCGGAAAAAGCGCATTCTCAGGGACGGCTCCGCCGAAGAGCAGGTGCAGGAGCTGGTGGAGTGTCTCAAAAAGGATGGCCACGACTTCACTGTAGGGATCCCCATGGACACCCCCATTGCCCGGGCCGAGCGGGTGGTCTCCGCCGGACAGGGCATCGGAGACCAGAAGAATATGAAGCTCATTGAGCGGCTGGCCAAGGCCGCCGGAGCTGCGGTGGGCGCCTCCCGCCCCGTGGCGGAGACACTTAAATATGTGCCTCTGGACCGGTATGTGGGCATGTCTGGTCAGAAGTTCACCGGCAATCTGTACATCGCCTGCGGAATCTCCGGCGCGGTTCAGCACCTCAAGGGCATCAAA contains:
- a CDS encoding acyl-CoA dehydrogenase family protein — translated: MNFQTTKQHEEFRAKVRAFAESEVKPVAFLLDKENRFPDEIVSKMGALGLMGVPYPTEYGGAGLDVLSYAIAVEELSRVDGGTGVILSAHVSLGSWPIFAYGTDEQKRKYLAPLARGEKIGAFGLTEPNAGSDAGGTETTAVLKGDHYILNGGKIFITNAPKADTYVVFAVTTPDIGTRGISAFIVEKDFPGFDFGDHYDKMGIRSSSTAELIFNNVPVPRENLLGKEGEGFKIAMATLDGGRIGIASQALGIAQGAYDSAVEYAKERVQFGKPIGFQQSISFKLADMATKLRCARMLIYSAAELKEHHEPYGMESAMAKMYASDIALEVTNDALQIYGGAGFMKGMDVERAYRDAKITTIYEGTNEIQRVVIASHILGKPPRDAGSSSQPKKPAPVTGVRKKRILRDGSAEEQVQELVECLKKDGHDFTVGIPMDTPIARAERVVSAGQGIGDQKNMKLIERLAKAAGAAVGASRPVAETLKYVPLDRYVGMSGQKFTGNLYIACGISGAVQHLKGIKDASTIVAINKNAGAPIFKNCDYGIVGDVNEILPLLAKALGTGDKLPAPPMVKMKRPTPPKPEPIGKRYVCGGCGYEYVPELGDEDAEIAPGTLFEKLPEDWVCPECAEGKHMFIEV